A window of the Amycolatopsis solani genome harbors these coding sequences:
- a CDS encoding ABC transporter permease, translating into MTAATLSGRVGRRAARGAAAVVRNWLLFAILVVLWEFAARAGGSKFFPPPTEIAVAAAKLWFTGPASHLFLTDAVFDNVLPSLGRMLGGWGLAAVVGVVVGVLVGRSATAMDYLGPLFAFFRSIPPPTLIPVFAVLFGLSSGMQIGSIIFGAVWPVLLNAVDGVRSVDQVKVETSRSFRTPRRYWVGLVVLPAAAPKIFAGLRVSLSISLLLMVVSELVGAYNGIGRSLLNAQQDFDFPIMWSWLVLLGILGYVFNTIFLVAERRVLRWQPTRLGRD; encoded by the coding sequence GTGACCGCGGCAACTCTTTCCGGCCGGGTGGGCCGCCGGGCCGCCCGCGGCGCCGCCGCCGTCGTCCGCAACTGGCTGCTCTTCGCGATCCTCGTGGTGCTCTGGGAGTTCGCCGCCCGGGCCGGCGGCAGCAAGTTCTTCCCGCCGCCGACGGAGATCGCGGTCGCCGCCGCGAAGTTGTGGTTCACCGGCCCCGCGTCGCACCTCTTCCTCACCGACGCGGTGTTCGACAACGTGCTCCCCAGCCTCGGCCGGATGCTCGGCGGCTGGGGACTGGCCGCCGTCGTCGGTGTCGTGGTCGGCGTGCTCGTCGGCCGGTCCGCCACGGCGATGGACTACCTCGGCCCGCTGTTCGCGTTCTTCCGTTCGATCCCGCCGCCCACGCTGATCCCGGTGTTCGCGGTGCTGTTCGGGCTGAGCTCGGGCATGCAGATCGGGTCGATCATCTTCGGCGCGGTGTGGCCGGTGCTGCTCAACGCGGTCGACGGCGTCCGCTCGGTCGACCAGGTGAAGGTGGAGACGTCGCGGTCGTTCCGCACGCCCCGCCGGTACTGGGTCGGCCTGGTCGTCCTGCCGGCGGCGGCCCCGAAGATCTTCGCCGGCCTGCGGGTCAGCCTGTCGATCTCGCTGCTGCTGATGGTCGTGTCCGAACTGGTCGGCGCCTACAACGGGATCGGCCGGTCGCTGCTGAACGCCCAGCAGGACTTCGACTTCCCCATCATGTGGTCCTGGCTGGTGCTGCTGGGCATCCTCGGCTACGTCTTCAACACGATCTTCCTGGTCGCGGAACGGCGGGTGCTCAGGTGGCAGCCGACCCGA
- a CDS encoding ABC transporter permease, whose amino-acid sequence MKKLLRGLAGLVGFLLFWEVVVQVDLVSKTFTPPPSVVLVTVGDLLGDPEFIRDIIATMLAWLIAIAIAIAIGVPAGLLLGSIPVLRTATAAIVEFLRPIPVTALVPLVLLVIGSGPDAKITLAVYASLWPIMFNTIYGMGEIDPVLMETARACGTSRFRILTSVALPQTAPFVFTGVRLSATISLIAVVSVEFLAGSQVGLGSFILIASSGAARFDLVLAGTVVAGVLGYLINEGLEQLGKRFFRWSSVDREAIA is encoded by the coding sequence GTGAAAAAGCTGCTCCGCGGCCTGGCCGGCCTGGTCGGCTTCCTCCTGTTCTGGGAGGTCGTCGTCCAGGTCGATCTGGTCAGCAAGACGTTCACCCCGCCGCCGAGCGTCGTCCTGGTCACCGTCGGCGACCTGCTGGGCGACCCCGAATTCATCCGCGACATCATCGCGACGATGCTGGCCTGGCTGATCGCCATCGCGATCGCCATCGCCATCGGCGTACCCGCCGGTCTGCTGCTCGGCAGCATCCCGGTGCTGCGCACCGCCACCGCCGCGATCGTCGAATTCCTCCGCCCGATCCCGGTCACCGCGCTCGTCCCGCTGGTGCTGCTGGTGATCGGGTCCGGCCCCGACGCGAAGATCACCCTCGCGGTGTACGCGTCGCTGTGGCCGATCATGTTCAACACCATCTACGGCATGGGCGAGATCGACCCGGTGCTGATGGAGACCGCGCGGGCGTGCGGGACCAGCCGGTTCCGCATCCTGACTTCGGTCGCGCTGCCGCAGACCGCGCCGTTCGTCTTCACCGGCGTCCGGCTGTCGGCGACCATTTCGCTGATCGCCGTCGTGAGCGTGGAGTTCCTGGCCGGCTCCCAGGTCGGGCTCGGCAGCTTCATCCTGATCGCCAGCAGCGGCGCGGCCCGGTTCGACCTGGTGCTGGCCGGTACCGTGGTCGCCGGGGTGCTGGGCTACCTCATCAACGAGGGGCTCGAACAACTGGGCAAGCGGTTCTTCCGCTGGAGCAGCGTCGACCGGGAGGCGATCGCGTGA